In Episyrphus balteatus chromosome 4, idEpiBalt1.1, whole genome shotgun sequence, the sequence ATGTGACCTCGGACTTAAGTAAATGACAATCACAAACCTTTCCAACACATCCTCTACCGAaaagtgttgaattttttttgtagttgtcaaaaactaaaattattcgtccctttttttcttcttgtttacaagaatattttttaattaatttgtttcaaatatttgggctcaaatattaaaaaattctgcaaaattgtacaaaaaattaacacataacattttttgtttctacCTCAAAGGAAGAACAAAGCCAAAAACCCAACAAGCCTCGCCACAAATACAAGCGACAAATCTGCcaacttcaacatttttttttcaacacggGAGTACAGCACCTTGCCTCAAAATTGGTACCgatatagattttttgtttgaagaaatGGAAGAAAAGAGGCGCAATCTTGAACTGGACAAAATCTGTCGGGTTTGTTTGAGCCAAAAAAAGGACATGCGACCTATATTTGGCGAAATGATTGCCGATATGTTGATGGAATGTGCCCGCGTCAAGGTAAGTTGTAATAATTCATTTCgtgaaattcacaaaaaaaatatatatatctaaaAGATTGAAAATACCGACGGATGGCCAGATAAGATATGTGTCCAATGTGTGCATTCCGTTTCTCGGTGTCATGCATTTAAGACGCTCGTCGAACGATCAGATCGAGAATTACGCGAGTACATCAAAGGTCTGACAGTCATTTTTGAGGAGCCAgttgttgaaataaaaacacaacCAGCATCACCAGCACCAACTATACTGCAACCGAGAAAGCAACAGACACAAAAAGAATCTAATAAAACAGCTACTACAACTGGTATATCTAACCAGGGCCAAGCAATACAGCAGCGCCAAGTCCAAACGGCGGCTTTGCCTCAACAAATTGTCCTCTCGAACGGGCAAGTAATTAGCACAGCACAGATAGTTGCCCATCCGGGAACCCAAATGGCTCAGATTCTGAACACAGGGCCATTTGGACAGCTGATACAAACTGGAAACACGGTTCAGATGATTCAGCAGAACGGCCAACCAGCCCAGGTGGTGCAGTTCCAACAAGCCGACTCGGATGACGTTGATGGTCAGTGCGAGATCATCGTTCGTGATGAAATGTCAGAGGACGCCGAGTACTTTGAAGATGTTACCGAAGTAACGACACATGATGATATTGAAACCACTGAGGACATAATTGAAATACAAGACGAGGAGGAGATGATTGAAGAGGAAGCTGAAGATTGCATGATACCAGATGCGAATATTGCTTATGCTGTGGAAATGTCGGAGGATTCGGATAGCGATGAGAAGATTTATCTAGGTAAGATTGTGTCAATGTTTTGAGTACCACTGCAATTGTATTTTGGGTATCtatttgcatttgaatgtaGCAGAGTTCATAAGCTCACAGACCAGTTGTCCTTCACCAGGGAGATACATCTGTAATTTGTGTCGGAAAGAGTTCCGCCAAATCAAGTGGCTCCAGAGTCACATGAAGTCTCATTCAAATTGGATAAAGgtttaaaaaatggtttaaatttattttttagtctaAATGAGTTGATTTTGTAGGCAAATTGTAAAAAGCAACCACAATGTGAGATTTGCCACCGTAGCTTTAAAGGTCCTGGAATGCTTCGAATGCACATGAAGACGCATGAGGTAAGATATTTTTGAACAATTACATAAGCGAAAAAATATAAGATAAAAGAGAATGGACGGTTTCTTCGCAGGCGTTGTAAATCAGCGACCTATATCACTTAAAAAGTCTTGAcgagtgtattatttttttttgcatgagcATTGTGTATCTAGTGCAGGGTAAGTTATATATTTCGTTAATTAACTTAATTTGaggttttttaataagaaaaaatgtcAATGAATAACTTGTTTTAtagctttttacttttttaaatataaagtctTTTCTTTAGTCTGATAGAAAGCGAGGTTACCGTTATATTAGGGAGCTATATCAAGTATTTAATTTGattccaaattaaataaataacaaaacaatagaGTTAACTATctgagaattttaaaaaatgatttgaatTTGGTATTTTATTAAATGAGGGAcattgagacaaacttaaaaaaaaatttaaaaacgtggtttggccgccattttaaaaaatgtcctttttgtgattttctcgtCTTCTGTTTATCGTTAGTTGGGATCATAACTCTTCCACTTATCTGCATCACACTATTGATGCGCCTGTGGGGTTTGACGTTTGAAATTGGCGAAAAGCCTCccagttttgtattgttccttTTCTGAGGCCTGAaatgaatgctggtgtttttgcatttgcttatACCAGGAGTTTTTAAGCCTACCTTCAACAATAgagtgatttcaaaaaaaacaactagGCTTCACTTGAAATGGATCTTATAAACATAAACTGGAACAATGTCTTGGAAATCGAATCTCCCTACGGGCAGATAAATTTTCTGAATAGTAGTGTGAATAGATTATTTGAGAGCCATGTACCCTTAAAAACCAAAACCTGCGCTTCTAACAACAAACTTTGGTTCACAAATGAAATACTTTCTTTGACGAGAGAGCGTGACTTAGCCTATAGACGGTGGAAAATCTTTCGTTTTGACTACTTTCACCAAGAATTTACCTCTTTGCGCAACAAAACGGTTCAACAAATTCGTAAGGCAAAAGCGTCTTTGTATTCTGATCGCTTCAATACGTCTTTAGGAACAAGGCAAATTTGGAATAACTTGAAGAATGTCGGCGTTGGAAAAACTTCTTCTggttttatttaagtatttttcggACTTACCGCGACAATTACACTTTTAATCATATAAAATATGACACGGCTTGacgtttttttcgaatttttttttttttgttttccccaATTACTGCGGAGGATGTTGTAGAAGTACTCCTTTCTATCAGGTCTAACGCTACAGGACTGGATAATATGCAcctttcatttttgaaaattattttaccaaCACTCTTGCCGCAAAATGATTTTCCAACACAATGGAAAAAATGGTTGTACCCATACCAAAAACCTCAAAAGGAGATGAGCTTAGGCCAATTTCGATATTACCATTTCTTTCAAAGGTTCTCGATTTCTCAAAAGCTTTTGACATAGTCAATCACATGGTACTCTGTGAAAAACTATCCTGTGACTTTAACTTTTCTTCTTCCGCAGTAAGGCTCTTATTCTCTTACCTAACTGATAGAGTGCAAGCAGTGGAaggcagagatcagaaataaatctcaaccttttgaaaggttccttaataactcttatttgtcgccattttcaataaaggtcataaaataacctttattttaaaaaagaaaaatttcggtcaaggtctgaagaagcctttattttgtatttttgtatgtttcggtcaaccagtgagatttatcgctgagagaaaaaaataaatctcatcggcaaatgtatcaattcctagagacatgggagtggtgccatatgaaagcttatattttgagctacccgatagtggtataatcgggtttttggatttttttcaaaattgcgagaaaatcgcgtttgaaagttggggtaaatttttgttcgaaaaatccccgaatctttgaacgctcctggaagctaaaccgcttgagagcaattttcgggagtgatgccaagtgacagcttgtgtcatgggcctacgctttgcacattgtcagatttttaaaaaatcattttccatgttaaaccgccacatcatgcctattttttcagaatcgggcttaacttttttttgacctTTAAGTTCTttcggtttgagaacgcgtgcacctacagggatggaagttgtacccaaatgtaggttagagtccccgctaccttttggcatcaaaaatttttttgttcattttttcaaaattccgagatatagccgtttgaagttgggcgggcgaaaacgcttctggaagctgaacgctttgacctagatattagaacatcggtctcctgaaatattcgaaatttcattggttgtgcttgtcgtcccagctACTCAAATCATAGTGGAAAACACgttttcgtctttagattttactttaaacgaaaggagatataatcttgggtctaaagaactttgagagtctatttagttcatacattatttcatacacaaacttagaaaaaacattcttttcatatttatttttgcaatataaagacattcttgacatattcgacattttcctttgaattgaccttttccatttatttttttgtaaaaatctcaaccattgagagatatttaaaaaaataaaaaataaatctcaaccgataacactggtcaacaaggtttttgttacagacaccaagatatacttttctataggttttttgggtgctgagctcgaatccgaagtcaaaacaattctaccacatcacgtttttgagataatcccgttagaaaatcgaaaatgccgctttcttaccagttttcgagattatttcttagcttttggttatttgttttaaataaatttgtaacggtttcttatagaactaaatgtttaaaaatctcttatcttctttgagaaatctgaaattgaaatcaacgtgtttggtatatctcatatttatttgcttttcatAGTAAATCTCGAAACGTtttttgccaatcgctttcaaattttgacacaacgtttcatttacattccagtaagttcttgtcttgtttttaacaagaaaaaaaaattaaatttttctcacaagtaattatttagtataagtatctgacacggtcacgctttgatgtatctcactgcgattcaccaccttcgcaaatataaaaacttgcaagattctaaatggaacgttgtgtcaaaatttgaaagcgattggcaaagaacttttcgagattcgctattaaaagtaaataaacatgagatataccaaacacgttgatttcaatttcagatttctcaaagaagataagagatttttaaaagatttaaacagacttagaaagacaacatttagttctattagaaatcgttacaaatttatttaaaacaaataaccaaaagctaagaaataatctcgaaaactggtaaaaaagcggcattttcgattttctaacgggattatctcaaaaacgtgatgtgatagaatttttttgacttcggatttgagctcagcacacctatagaaaagtataccttggtttctgtaacaaaaaaaaagtttaattttgttgactagtgtaacctttatttttgatttttaaaaataaatctcaaaccttaaccgaaactatttaaagtaatgtggtaaccctcagagagaaaccgattgaaaataaaggttgactgttatttctggtctctggtgGAAGGTAATAAAACTCTTTCCAATTATCATACCTGTCGTTAGGGGCATTCCGCAAGGTTCAATTCTTGGCCCATTGTTATTCTCAATATATGTCAACGAACTTCCTACAATTCTTAGACACTGTTTAATACGCATGTACGCTGATGACACCCAGCTATATTTGAGCTGCCCCTTGGGGCTTATTGAACACTCTGCAGCTTGCATAAATGAAGATTTAAGCTTAATTGAGCGTTGGTCGGTTGATAACTGCTTACTTCTGAACCCAAAAGAAAATAGATGTGTCTTATTTTCCAGCAATTCCAACTGTCCTATTAATTACGTAGATTCGGCTAAAAATTTAGGTGTTATTTTTAACAGCAGCCTAACATGGACAAATCATATAAACAACAAAATTGGAAAATCCTATGGTGTCCTACCATGCTATGGTCATCGCAGCACTTTATTCCTTTAAAAATTAGAACTCTGCTTGTGAAAACGCTGATTTTACCTCTGCTTACTTACGGTTGTGGAATTTTTTGTAAGTTAGACTTCGAGCCGAATTCATAGTCGTTGCTCAAGttgagatttttctcaacttaagAATTCCCTCAAGTAATGTCATAATTCGCAGCAAGAATAGAGCGATCCACTTGAGTAAAGTAAAGTCTCGACTTGAGGAAAAAATGTTCTCAATCCAGCTGTCATctgaaaatatattgttttaaataattcttcatcgatttggttttgttttgttttgtttttgttgcgaTAGACGATATTTaacacaaaagaaataaacaaatagggaattaataaataatatacatatatttttagatGATAGTTTCCTAAAATCAGTCAAATTTCATTGtgagtttgattaaaaaaaatattttgttaagtcAAGATTTTCTTCTACTCAAGTGAATGcttaagttgagaaaaatcttaacttgagtaacgactatgaatttcgCCCTTCGACTATAAAAGGAAACTTACGGTTGCATTTAATAGCGCAATAAGAAATATTCACGGGCTGCGACGTTACGATAGAGTTTCGCAACATACACTACAACTTCTTGGAATGTCCtttgataattttataaaatttcgcACAATAACTTGTTCTCTGACATACTTCTTACCCGTCAACCTTTGGATCTTTACCACGAAATAAACTTTCTCAACACAAATAGATGTCATGATCTTATAATTCCTCGATTTCAGTGTTTGATATCCGAACGCCAGTTTTTTGTCAACTCTGTAAGAATTTAGAATTCATTGCCGCGAGAAATTAAAAGTACAAATGACACGAAACAAATAGGAAaagaacttaaactttattttcgtaatctattaaataatttatatttgcctattaaatataatacataagaatatttaaaacttgaattaaatttgtaaacaaaatgaATCCCTTGTgtaaattttatcaatttatagAAACTCTTTATGTAAATaaccacaaacaaaattgtCAATAAGAAAACtgttggtaactcagtacttagctcagtaaaattttgcgggggaaacaataacaaatgattgctaaggataaacaaaagttttttatttgttggtttacatagaaagttttttttctaaactaatacatttttgacccttcaacaataaaggATTGTCAATactaaataaaagtaatcgtttGTTATTCTTCAcagcaaaacatttttattttttactcagtaaaatataTACTTTCGGTTTATATTccaaaataaaacatattttccaATTCCAATGTTTTCAATTGTTTTGGTCAGacaccattttatttttctcaaccCAACCCAATTATTCCACTTTTGTTGGCACCATAGCTACAAATTAATAGCAAAACATTGAAATGCTATATGTGTATATAGCTTTTTAAATAACTGAGACATTTTAGTGTGTGGAGATCGCCAGTTTTTTTTCCTATCAAAGGGGTCGCGAACTCAACAAGTTTCAAGTACTGAAAACAGATACACTGTTTTATTAAGCAGGTTTACTGCAGATGTCTTAAAGCATAAAGTGATAAATGTTGTTAAGAAAAACTTTACACGTAGCAAATCCAGTATTTCATAAACAtaatataaatcaatttttttccagaCTGCGGAAAAAGTGCCGACCTGCAGTATCTGCAATAAAGagtttaaatcaaaaactattttatatcgGCATAGGCAAACGCATCAATTggtaaaaagaaataatttttggtgtacgttttacataaaataaataacctatttttttatttaagaaatcgTATGCTTGTGGGAATTGCACTAAAGCTTTCTCTTCGCCGCTTACCCTAAATTCCCATATGACAAAGAAGCATCCTAACAAGCCTAATCAATATAAATGTGCCGAGTGTTACGAGTTATTTTCGGGCATAGATGATCTAAAGGTAAGTTTTGTtaggaaaatgttttttttttttttatttgaaacagcACActcatatttattttcttaggtTCATATACAACTGACAGGACACAGcgttaaaaatgataaaaaagatGACGAGTTTTCCTCATAATCATCGCCACTTTACTAACTTTTCAATAAAGTTATtggttttataaataatatgaaaaataagCATATTTTTTACATAACTAAGATAGAGTCTATCCGTAAACAACATACACGCACGGTTATAGAAGTGCAAACATCTGTTACACACAATATTAAACTGAAGTACTTTATTTAAATGTATATAGAAATACTTCTTAAATGCAGAGCattttcttttatctttttagttcatttaaaataatcacAACCATTAAACGAAATTCTAGCTGTAAAATCTaacaatgaaaacattttaataattgTACGTTTTTCAATCTGTTTTGGTGTTAATTTtacttgttttgatttttatacataaacaacaataagaaagaataaaaaaaactttgcgttaatcaaattatttgacatatttttgagCCTAAAACCACAAAAAGaataatacaacaaataattatacaaaaaataattatagttTATAAGATTCAaatcaaaatagtttttttttttttaatcttattttgttttcattttgtctaaggcaattaaaaataaataaataaaactttaaacaGAGAAAACAAAAGATGAAAGTATTTGGattattgtgttttttcgacAGGTCTCAATgtaattattaattatataGTATATAAACTATATATAAATTACAATACTGTAAACTAAATTGTGGTTTAATGTTAATGgcactgtaccaacaaaaacCTCTTCCCTATCTTcctattccttctaactagtgccgtcAGTTTTCGCCGGCAGGCTAGTGCTGTCAATGAGGAGTCAAATACAaggatatgaaaaaaattgtgacaTCAGATAGTTTTGGATGCAGCATTGAAGAGGGCTTTGCTCTAAGGctacggccacgtcctgagcgtctgagcgtcaatcctgagcgacgaggtggccacgtcctgagcggcgatcctgagcggcaatttcaaaaccctacaacTGCAAAATATTCGATGAGTATTCGGCTCACGCGCGGGAGTCCGAGGTTCGATTCCTAgaagtgcctatttttttttattttataattctgAATAAAGTAATGATGGTATGCCATATTGTAGTTAATATagatcaacacctaaaaccaaaatttcaaaagtatcCAATGAccagttttggaaatattaatgtttcaataaaaaaaattcaacattttttcaaaaatccaaaaatgcatttcttcaaaattttatttttgatttatactaagaccatataaatgcttttttataaaaaattttaataaaatttaataagacgtttgagagaaattcagagtttaaaaaaacggttctatcaCAGGTAACGTTAATATTGactttcgaaaaaatctttttttgttaaaagataggCCTTGTCCAAAAacccacaatttatttttttgtgttttaatcgttaaaagagtttttgagaaaattatacttttctaggaTTGGTGCATCACAGGTATGGTTAGATAgtgttataaaaaaatgaatgccATAGAATCATCTGCACAATCTctaaaaactgctacataccaagtttaaagagaattgatccatccgtttaggctatagcattgaataattacaaatagaagtgacaccgcagattactcatgcgaccacaacgtaccggaagatagatgaactacatgtttgcgcctcaactatcatgtattttcgagttgagtcttaactaataattttttttaaaccttcataaaaaaaattaataacaccggcacacaaaaaaaaaagtgtcatgaaccagaaaccagacctatctttctatatgtttttgggcacgctgaatccgaatttgaagtccgtttggccccatcaccctccagttttgagctgtgagtgcattttgtttgaatttttatgacttttttggagttttttgcatttttctcaaaactgaagggtgaccgggcaaaacggttTTGTtaggaaaatgttttttttttttttatttgaaacagcACActcatatttattttcttaggtTCATATACAACTGACAGGACACAGcgttaaaaatgataaaaaagatGACGAGTTTTCCTCATAATC encodes:
- the LOC129918596 gene encoding transcription factor E4F1 isoform X1, with product MEEKRRNLELDKICRVCLSQKKDMRPIFGEMIADMLMECARVKIENTDGWPDKICVQCVHSVSRCHAFKTLVERSDRELREYIKGLTVIFEEPVVEIKTQPASPAPTILQPRKQQTQKESNKTATTTGISNQGQAIQQRQVQTAALPQQIVLSNGQVISTAQIVAHPGTQMAQILNTGPFGQLIQTGNTVQMIQQNGQPAQVVQFQQADSDDVDGQCEIIVRDEMSEDAEYFEDVTEVTTHDDIETTEDIIEIQDEEEMIEEEAEDCMIPDANIAYAVEMSEDSDSDEKIYLAEFISSQTSCPSPGRYICNLCRKEFRQIKWLQSHMKSHSNWIKANCKKQPQCEICHRSFKGPGMLRMHMKTHETAEKVPTCSICNKEFKSKTILYRHRQTHQLKSYACGNCTKAFSSPLTLNSHMTKKHPNKPNQYKCAECYELFSGIDDLKVHIQLTGHSVKNDKKDDEFSS
- the LOC129918596 gene encoding transcription factor E4F1 isoform X2; translated protein: MEEKRRNLELDKICRVCLSQKKDMRPIFGEMIADMLMECARVKIENTDGWPDKICVQCVHSVSRCHAFKTLVERSDRELREYIKGLTVIFEEPVVEIKTQPASPAPTILQPRKQQTQKESNKTATTTGISNQGQAIQQRQVQTAALPQQIVLSNGQVISTAQIVAHPGTQMAQILNTGPFGQLIQTGNTVQMIQQNGQPAQVVQFQQADSDDVDGQCEIIVRDEMSEDAEYFEDVTEVTTHDDIETTEDIIEIQDEEEMIEEEAEDCMIPDANIAYAVEMSEDSDSDEKIYLEFISSQTSCPSPGRYICNLCRKEFRQIKWLQSHMKSHSNWIKANCKKQPQCEICHRSFKGPGMLRMHMKTHETAEKVPTCSICNKEFKSKTILYRHRQTHQLKSYACGNCTKAFSSPLTLNSHMTKKHPNKPNQYKCAECYELFSGIDDLKVHIQLTGHSVKNDKKDDEFSS